In the genome of Bacillus thuringiensis, the window TTTTAACAGAAGTAAAAGAGGAGGAAAGAGTATGAATAACTATCTTCGTAAATTAGTGGAGGGTCAACATTTAACAGAAGAGGAAATGTATAAAGCAGGACTACTTTTATTAAGTGAAAACATATTAGAAAGTGAAATTGCAGCTTTCTTAGTCTTACTGAAAGCGAAAGGTGAAACTGCAGAAGAAATATACGGTCTCGTTCGGGCTCTTCGCGAAAAGGCATTGCCGTTTTCGAACCATATACAAGGAGCAATGGACAATTGCGGGACGGGTGGTGACGGTGCCCAAACGTTTAATATTAGTACAACATCGGCATTTGTACTGGCAGGAGCTGGCGTAAAGGTTGCAAAACATGGTAATCGAGCTGTTTCTAGTAAAACAGGAAGTGCAGATTTATTAGAAGAACTCGGTGTAAATATTAGCAGTACCCCAAACGAAATTGATTATTTATTAGAGCATGTCGGCATCGCATTTTTATTCGCACCAGCGATGCACCCAGCATTAAGACGCATTATGAAAATAAGAAAAGAATTGAATGTGCCGACGATTTTTAACTTAATTGGTCCTTTAACAAATCCGGTAAATTTAGAAACACAATTTGTCGGCATTTATAAACGAGATATGTTACTACCAGTTGCGCAAGTATTACAGAAGCTGGGAAGAAAACAAGCGCTTGTCGTAAACGGAAGTGGATTTTTAGATGAAGCATCATTACAAGGGGAAAATCACGTAGTCCTTTTAAAAGATAATGAAATAGTAGAAATGAGTATTGATCCAGAAAAGTATGGTTTTTCAAGAGTGAAAAATGAAGAAATTAGAGGGGGGAATTCAAAAGAAAATGCAAAGATCACAGTCGGCGTATTGAGCGGAGAAAAGAGTGTTTATCGCGATACAGTTTTATTAAATGCAGGTCTAGCCCTTTTCGCAAATGGAAAAACAGAAACGATTGAGGAAGGAATTAAACTAGCGGCACATAGCATTGACTCTGGAAAAGCATTAACCAAATTAAACTTATTAATTGCAGCAAGCAACGAAAAATTAGAAAGGGTGAACTAAAGTGGGGACGATTTTAGATGAAATTGTAGAACAGAAGAAAAAGGAAGTTGCGGAGTTATATGAAATATATACACCCGTAAAAGCAAAAAGAAAGACACATTCACTTGTAGAAGCGTTACAGCAGTTTACTGTCATTGCAGAAGTAAAGCGAGCATCACCATCAAAAGGAGATATCAATTTACACGTTGACGTACGAAAACAAGTGGGAATATACGAAGACTGCGGGGCAGGAGCAGTATCTGTTTTAACAGATGGTCAATTTTTTAAAGGATCGTTTCACGATTTACAAACAGCAAGAGAAGAAAGTAACATTCCGCTTTTATGTAAAGATTTCATAATCGATAAGATTCAAATCGATAGAGCGTATGAAGCGGGAGCAGATATTATTTTACTAATCGTAGCAGCGTTAACGAAAGAGAAGTTAAAAGAGTTGTATAGCTACGTGTTAGAAAAAGGATTAGAAGCGATTGTTGAAGTTCATGATGAACAGGAATTAGAAACTGCGATTGTATTAAATCCGCACGTTATTGGCATTAATAATCGTAATTTAAAAACGTTCGAAGTAGATTTAAGCCAAACTGAAAAGCTTGGAAAAAGATTGAATGAGGAGAAACTACTTTGGATTAGTGAAAGTGGCATTCATTCAAAAGAAGATATTATTCGTGTTAAAAGAGCTGGAGCCAAAGGTGTATTAGTTGGAGAGGCGCTTATGACATCATCTTCTATTAATAGTTTTTTTGAAGATTGTAAGGTGAATATATGAAAGTGAAAATTTGCGGCATCACTGATGTGGAAACAGCGAAAAGTGCGTGCGAATATGGCGCAGATGCACTCGGATTTGTTTTTGCAGAAAGTAAACGGAAAATCACTCCAGAGAGAGCGAAAGAAATTATTCAGGAGCTTCCAGCCAACGTGTTAAAAATCGGTGTTTTCGTAAATGAATCAGTAGAAGTGATCCAGAAAATTGCAGATGAGTGTGGGTTAACACATGTACAACTACATGGGGATGAAGACAATCATCGAATTAGAAGATTGAATATTCCGTCTATAAAAGCTCTCGGAGTGACTTCGGAGGACGATATGAAAAATGCTCAAACATATGAAACGGATTATATATTGTTTGATAGTCCGAAAGAAAAGTTTCACGGGGGAAATGGAAAGAAATTTTCATGGGAGTTACTCGCACATATGCCAAAAGAGTCGCGAGAGAAAACGATATTAGCTGGTGGATTAAATGCTCTTAATATAGAAGAAGCAATTCGAACTGTTCGGCCTTATATGGTTGATGTGAGCAGCGGAGTAGAGATAGAAGGAAAAAAAGATGTAGAGAAAATAAAACAATTTATTATAAAAGCGAAGGAGTGTTCCAAATGAACTACGCATATCCAGATGAAAAAGGACATTACGGTATATACGGAGGAAGATACGTTCCAGAAACGTTAATGCAATCTGTACTAGAACTAGAAGAAGCATATAAAGAAGCGATGCAAGATGAGGCATTTCAAAAGGAATTAAATCATTATTTAAAAACGTACGTTGGAAGAGAAACACCGCTTTATTTCGCTGAAAATATGACGAAGTATTGCGGAGGTGCAAAGATTTATTTAAAACGTGAAGATTTGAATCATACAGGAGCTCATAAAATTAACAATACAATTGGTCAGGCACTTCTTGCGGTGCGAATGGGTAAGAAAAAAGTTGTCGCTGAAACAGGAGCTGGACAACACGGAGTTGCAACAGCTACTGTATGTGCTCTTCTCGGGTTAGAATGCGTCATTTTTATGGGAGAAGAAGATGTAAGACGTCAAAAATTAAATGTGTTCCGAATGGAATTACTCGGAGCGAAAGTAGAAAGTGTAGCAGCAGGTAGCGGTACATTAAAAGATGCGGTAAACGAGGCGCTTCGTTACTGGGTTTCACATGTGCATGATACGCATTACATTATGGGATCTGTTCTCGGACCACATCCATTCCCGCAAATTGTCCGTGATTTCCAAAGTGTAATTGGGAATGAGACGAAAAAACAATATGAAGAATTAGAAGGGAAATTACCAGAAGCAGTCGTTGCTTGCATTGGTGGTGGGAGTAACGCGATGGGTATGTTTTATCCGTTCGTACATGATGAAGAAGTTGCTCTTTACGGCGTAGAGGCAGCTGGAAAAGGCGTTCATACAGAAAAGCATGCAGCCACTTTAACGAAAGGAAGCGTCGGTGTTTTACACGGATCAATGATGTATCTTCTGCAAAATGAAGAAGGGCAAATTCAAGAAGCACACTCTATTTCAGCAGGACTCGATTATCCAGGTGTTGGTCCAGAACATAGCTTGCTAAAAGATATTGGCCGCGTTTCTTATCATTCGATAACAGACGAAGAAGCATTAGAAGCATTTCAATTATTAACGAAAAAAGAAGGCATTATCCCGGCCCTAGAAAGTTCACATGCTGTCGCATACGCCTTAAAATTAGCTCCGCAAATGAAGGAAGATGAAGGACTTGTTATTTGTTTATCTGGCCGCGGCGATAAAGATGTAGAGAGTATAAAACGTTATATGGAAGAGGTGTAAAAAATGGGAGTAGAAAAAATTAAAGCAGCGTTTGAAAATGGCAAGAAAGCATTTATTCCGTACGTAATGGGCGGAGATGGTGGACTTGAGAAATTAAAAGAAAGAATTCGTTTTCTAGATGAGGCTGGAGCAAGCATCGTTGAAATTGGTATTCCGTTTTCAGATCCAGTCGCAGATGGTCCAACGATTCAAAGAGCAGGAAAGCGAGCGTTAGATAGCGGTGTAACATTAAAAGGCATTTTTCAAGCTTTAGCGGAAGTAAGGAAAGAAGTACAAATGCCATTTGTTCTTATGACATATTTAAATCCGGTACTTGCATTCGGAAAAGAGCGATTCATCGAGAACTGTATGGAAGCAGGTGTAGACGGCATCATCGTACCAGACTTACCGTATGAAGAACAAAATATTATTGCTCCGTTACTTCGAGAGGCAAACATTGCGCTCATTCCACTCGTTACCGTAACGAGCCCTATTGAAAGAATTGAAAAAATTACGAGTGAATCAGAAGGGTTCGTTTATGCTGTTACAGTAGCGGGCGTAACGGGAGTACGTCAAAACTTTAAAGAGGAGATTCATAGTTACTTAGAAAAAGTAAAATCACACGTCAACTTACCAGTAGTCGCTGGATTTGGCATTTCAACAAAAGAACATGTAGAAGAAATGGTTACAATATGCGACGGAGTTGTCGTTGGAAGTAAGATCATTGAGCTTTTAGAAAATGAAAAGCGAGAAGAAATATGTGAATTAATATATGCAACAAAACAAAAAGAAGAGGCGTAGTCTCTTCTTTTTGTTTTGCGTAATAAATGTTAAAATATACAGAAAATACATATAATTCAGAGGGTGAGAAGGCATGCTAAGACGGAAATTACTATATCTTCTTTTAACTGTACCACTATACGCTTGGCTCATTAGCATGACGAAAATAGAGTTGATGGCTCTATTTTTAGGATATGTATTCATCTTTTCAAATTTAAATCGCATTCAAGAACAGTCTATTTTAGAAATATGTATATTTTCGATTAGTGTAGAATTATTTAGTATCGTTTCGATTGTATTATTAAACGAATTATTCAGGTGGATTCATTCATTTGAATTAATGAAATTTGGAAATATTGTATTGCAAGTAATATGTGCTTATATTGTGTTTGTTGTGTTAGATAAAATAGTCGGACAGCAGACAGTTTTTCAGGATAATAGAAAATGGGAGTGATTTAAAAAAGGAGCTAAACGGCTCCTTTTTTAAATCTGTTGTAAAAACAATTGAAAATTATGACATCTGTTATATAATAGTTAAAAATTGTATTTTATAACGAAATGAGATGATAACATGGTCATATTGTTGGCACTTATCCCAATTATAATGATTTTCATTTGTTTATTTTTATTTAAACAAACGTCATTAAGGTCTTCGTTAATTTCTTATGCTGTGTCTGTTGGAATCGTTTTACTCTCGCCAACGTTTCGATTAGGGATAAGTGAAACTGTGCACGCAACGATTAAAGGGTGGTTAATTTGTTTTATTGTCGGGTACGTTTTATTTTTCGGTATTTTTTTATTTCACCTCATGAACAAAATGGGGTACATCGATCAAGTAGCACGTTTTCTAGAAGAAGTTACTCAGGATCGCTTATTACAAATGCTGCTTATGTGTTTTGGCATTTGCCCGCTTATTGAATCAGTAAGTGGATTCGGTATCGGCTTCATGGTTGCAGCACCTATTTTTCTTTCACTAGGATATAAACCATTTCAAGCTGTACTGCTCTCATTTATCGGCTTACTAGCTAGTTCATGGGGCGCAATGGCAACTGGTACGATTATCGGTTCGCAGCTAATAAATATGCCTCTTACAACACTTGGTACAAATACAGCGCTATTAAGTATTCCGATGTTTGCTTACTTTATTATTCTTTCTTTACACGTTGTTGGCGGCTGGCAAGCGATTATAGAAAAGTGGAAAGAAGGAGTAGGATTCTTTCTATTATTTTCTCTCGGAATCTATCTTTCTAACGCATACGTAAGCGTGGAACTAGCCGGGATATTAAGTTCTATCGTTACGATTACATTTGGCTTTCTTATCATTAAATTAAAAGGAAAAAGTGGGCAAAATCTTATAACAGAACATGCGGCTGCAACGGAGAGAGAAGTATCCATTATAAAAATTATTAGCCCTTATATATTTCTAACAGTTTGTATTTTACTTTCTCGCCTCGTTCCAGCATTACATGATTTGTTCAGATCATATGCGGTTCTTGATTTGAAATCATACTCTTACAAACTAGAGTTACTATATTCACCAGGATTTTGGCTCGGTATGACTTGCTTATTTACTATTATTTTCTTCCGCATCCCGTCTAATATTATTAAACAATCACTCTTGCAAACGATCAAACAATGGATTCCTTTTGCGATTACGACGACAATGTTTATCGCCATTTCAGAACTAATGGGTGCATCAGGCATGCATTCATTACTCGCAAAGACAGCTGGTGAAACATTTGGAACCTTTTTCGTTTTCGTTGCTCCGTTTATTGGCGCTATTGGTGGATTTTTAACAGGTAGTAACGCAGGATCAAATGCAATGTTTATAAAACTACAAATGCAAACCGCACAAAACGTAGCACTCCCGTGGCAATATGTCACAACACTTCAAAACACTGCATCATCAGTAGCGACAATCGCTTGTCCATCACGGATTACACTAGGTGCTTACTTATGTAATATCCCTTACCGTGAAAATGAACTATTAAAGAAGACGACGTTAATGATCTTTGGTGCGGTATTACTTATAGTAGTGGAAGTTATTTTCTGGTATATGTTGAGAAATTGAAAATTCTCCTATATTTAGGAGGATTTTCTTTGTTACTGGATAATGCTTTAAATTATGAAAAGCTGCTACTAAATGAATAGGAGATGAAATGTATGGCACTAAAAAACTACGGCGTGTTAAAAGGTACAGCTATACAATCAAAGATAGGAAAAGGGTAACTAACTGTTACAATTTATTTAGCTAATTATAACTAAAGTGAATTAAATATATCAGTAAGCCCTGCCAGTCAAGTGGTTGGCTAGCGGGCGGGGGAACTGCGGGCAATTTCTAAATATGATTGAACAACAACGTGGCTAGAAATGGTGAACGTGCATGCTGCGAAATCAGAAAAAATCAATCAGATGGCGCAAGGTTAAATCCTAAACACTAGAACAATGGATCTTCCGCCTCGAATCATCTAAGTCAACATGGATAAGATGAACGTTCAACGACTATCTCGTATAACTGACGAGAGTACATCACAAGCTTATGGTGGTGGGAAAATCCTCTATCTCTAAGTAGATAAATATATAGTCTGCGCTCATGTGAAAATATGAGAAGTTCATAAGAGAACTGGCTAAGGAATTGCGCCCTTAGTTGAACGAGATACATTTGATTAAATCTATCAAATCTCATTGAATCTATCGAACGTATGTGCTACGATAAGTTTAATGAGGTAAGAATAATAATGAAATTTTTACGAGTTAGTCAAGTATCAGAATTAACAGGTTTGCATCCGAGGAGTCTTACGAGAATGCTGGTGGAACACGCTACGATTCAGAAGAACAAATCTTTCATTAAAGGAGTTACATTCTGATGATATTGGCGAAGAAAGTTAGACTGATTCCAACGCCTGAACAAGAAAAAGTGCTGAGAAACCATGCTGATGCTGCAAGATTTACTTATAACTATTGTAAAAGAATGAGTGATAGATACTATAAGCTATTTGGAAAATCTGTTTCACAGTTAGCTTTACAGAAACGATTTACAAAGATCAAGAAGCGAAAGAGATATGAGTGGTTAAAAGGCATTAATGCACAAGTGCCAAAACAGGCTTCAAAAGATTTTGATATGGCGAGAAAACATTCGTTCAAAAAGTACAAAAATGGTTATCACACTTCTTATAAATCCAAAAAAGATGTAATCCAAGGATTTTATGCCAATTATGAAAGACTAGTTATAGGAAAGAAAGTAGTTCATATTCAGTCTATTGGAGAAGTGAAAACAAGCCAACAACTACCAAGAAACAAAAAACCATCCAATCCAAGAGTTACATTTGACGGTCGTCACTGGTGGATTAGTGTGGGGTTCCAAGAAGATTTTGAATTCCAAGAACTAACCAATGAGTCGATTGGTGTGGATGTTGGGTTAAAAGAGCTGTTTGTAGCTTCTAATGGTATGAAAGAACGAAATATAAACAAAGATGCCAAGGTTAAAAAACTTTTGAAAAGGAAAAAGTCAGCACAAAGAGATATGTCTAGGAGATTTAAAAAAGGTGTAAAAATTCAATCTGCCGGATATGAAAAAGCGAAAGCTGAGCACCTGCGGTTATCTAGGAAAATTACGAATATCCGAAATAACCATATCCACCAAGCAACAGCTAAATTGGTGAAAACCAAACCAATGAGGATTGTTGTGGAAGACTTATCTATCTCAAACCTGTTAAAAAACAAAAAACTATCGAAAGCATTTTCCTTTCAAAAATTAAACTTCTTCTTTCAATGTTTATCATACAAGTGCGAGAAGTATGGCATTGCGTATGTAAAAGCTGATAAATGGTTCGCCTCAAGCAAGATTTGCTCATGTTGCGGCGTGAAATACGACCATTCAGTTCAACCAGAAGGACAGTGGAGTTTAAAAATACGTGAGTGGTGTTGTGCTTCATGCAATAGCCATCACGATCGGGATGTAAATGCGTCGATAAATTTATCAAGATGGGTAAAATTAAATGCTTGATAATAGGAGGTAACGATACTGCCTCGTGTGGAGTGTTATACCCCTCGTCCCTTTGGGGTTGCGAGAACACTTTGAAGCACTAATTTGTGTAAATTTGATTGAATTGTATAGATTTAGTTAAGTTTATCGTATCGGAAAACTCCTCATTATCAAGTTCATTTACAAGATGAAGCAGGAGTAGATTATCGTATTGCAATTAACGTGAAATCGCAAAGTTATCCGTCAGAAGTTTTATATTTTGCGAGCGACAATATTCATTCAGAAGCAATTCATATTTTACCGACATTACCATTCGGTTTTACAGAAATAAAAAACAATGAACCGAAAGTAGCTTTAGACTACGTAAGAGGTAATGTATTTGATTCGAAACAAATGATTCCTTTACCTGCTGAAAAAGCAGGAGTAGATAATGATTTAAATGAAAAAATAGAACGTTATATAAAACGAGCAATAGAAGAAAAAGCGATTATTTACGCGTTTGGTGAAAGATGGCGACCAGAAGAAGATACACCCGATTCTTATTTTCACTTCAAACCAGGAAACGGTATACACGATATTCATATGAATCAAGGGAATGTAGAAAAATGGAAAGGTGATAATGGTATATGGCAAGACGGAGGAATACTCATTCACTTCGAAAAGGAGGAAGAATGGATCGGTATCTTTCTTGCCTTCCAGTCGCAGTCATGGTGTACCGACGAAGGTGGACATGCACGTGTTCCGGTTGAGCATTGTGATTATAAGAGGAATAATTGAGGAGAGGAGGGCGTTCAAAAAGAACGCCCTCTTCTTATTTTATAAAACGAAAAACTAACAAGTGTAGAAATACAAGAGAAAAGCAGTGCCACACTAGAAAACGCAATGAGATACATATTATATTTCATCACTTTGCTAATTAGTTGGTTACTATCATATTGGAACAGTCCCGCTATGATGTTGAATAAAAATAAAACGATAAACATGACGATAACCCCGTCTATTGATCCTTTAATGTCTGGTTTACTTAAAGCGATATGTGCGGAAATGCAAATGGCGATAAATAAAAATAACCAAAAGGAAGGATTCAATAAATTACCGATTGTAAATAAGCTTTTCAATAATACAAACGTCGATAAGAGCATGTTTTGGATCATTTCTATATTAATAGAAGTAGAAGCAATCGTTTTTTCGAGAGTTGTATTAAATAAAAAATATGATTCTGGTACGAAATAGCGCATTAAAAGGATTAATGCAGTAATACCAGAAATAATAGGGCCAATGCCGATGAAGAAATTCCCAATTCGTTGATATACACTTTTATGATTGTATTGATGTTGTACGTAGCCTAAAGCCCCTTGACTTGTATCTGTTGGGAAAAACTGCGTTGCTACAATTTTATGACGAAACAGCACGCACATAATGGCATGTCCAAGTTCGTGAATCGGAACACCGATCCAAGCCGTTAATAGGAATCCTTTTCGTCCAAAAGCTCTCGACCAATACATCCGTGTGAGAGATTCTAAATAACCTAATAAAAATCCAATTACAATGATAACGCCAATTAAGGAAAATAATTGGATTATGCTTGTAAGGAGTATTTGAAAAATTGAGTTTACCAATTCCATTATCTTTCATCCAATCTGTTAAAAATGTTATTTGTTCTGTTTCATAATAGCATTATTTTTCAAGATTGCTAGCACATATATTTTCTTTCGGAAGAAGGATTTCATAATCTTTTTCTTGTAGTCATGTTTTATGTACAAAGTCATATATTGAATTTGTAACACCCTATAAGGTATATGCTTAAGGAGGGATTAGAGAATGAAATGTCCGTCATGTCATACAGAACATGCAGTAGAGGCAAAGTTTTGCGGGAATTGTGGACATTCGTTAACGGAAGAAGTAGTGGCAAGTAGTGGCAAAGAAGAAGGGCAGGAACAAGCGCGTGTGGCACAAGAAAAGGAAACGCGTCCAAATGAAACGGTAGAACAAGCGAAGCGGTTTGCGAGCGGCTATTTTCAATTTTTTAAACGTGCATTACAAGCACCGACAGCGATTATGAAAAGCGGCACTATTGAAGTACGAAATGGAATTGTAAGTCTTGTTCTTATTTGTTTTTTAGGAGCATGTATTTTTTATAGAATGATGAGTGCAGCATCAGCAGTTACGAGAACATTTGCACCAGATATATCTACTCCCACGTTTTTTGGAGAATCTATAACGGTCTTTTTCTTTTTATTAATTTTAACTTTATTTGTCGGATTTATTATTTTTGTAAGTGGTAAGATGATGAAATCATCTTTTTCGTTTCTTGAAGTATTTGGTATATGGGGAACGATAGCGACGCCGGCTATTGTCATATTAGTTCTTTCTTTTCTTTTTAGTTTTTTATTAATCTTTTTCTTACCGATATTATTATCGGTAGTTGCAACTTATATAGGGATTAGTATAACTGTAGCCGTATTAAAACTAGACAATGGCGGATTAGATCTCGTTTACACACTTATTATTGCAAATGTTTTAATTGGAATTGCAACGTTCATTGTACTTTGGTCTTACATTAGCACGATAATTCAAGCCTTAACACAGGGAATAACTGGCTTCTAATGAAAAGGTGGTTGACTGAATGAATGTATGTACAAAGTGCGGAGTTCAGTTTGAAGATGGTGTACAATTTTGTCAAAACTGCGGGATGAAGAGGGGAAGTCCTGCAGTAAAGAAGAACATGAGCGGTGGTACAAAAGTTGGCATTACACTGTTAGCACTATTTGTTATAGCGATTATTGGATTGTATTTGTACGGATCATCGTATTATACGCAGGTGGCACAAGTAGACCGGATGATTACGATTTTACAAGAGCGGGACGGAGAGAAATTAGCTGAGATCGTTACGGCAGATGATCCATCGGTTATGATAACGAGAGAGAGTTTAACGCCTCTATTTTCATATATAAAAGAAAATCCATCTTACGTAAATGAATTAAAAGGATATTTGAGACAAGGTGAAAAACAACGGGACGGAATAGAAAGGGCTGATTTTTCATTAACGAAAGACGGAAAGTATTTCTTTATATTTGATCGGTATAAATTGAAAGCGAAGACGTACTATACAACTTTGCTTACAAATGAAAAAGGCGTATCGTTAAAAATGAACGGAAAAGAAATTGATAAGACAGATGACAAAAAGTTTGAGAAGCAATATGGGCCATTTCTTCCGGGAAATCAAGTGTTTCAATCAGAATATAAAAATGACTATGTAAAACTATCACGTGAGGAAAAGGTTGTACTTATGAAACAAAGCCAAAATAACGTAACGATAGATTTAACGTTGCAAGGTCAATATATTACAGTTCAAACGAACGCGCCTGGTGCAACATTGTACGTAAATCAAAAACCAGTTACAGCGCTCGCAGGAGAAGAAATTACATGGGGGCCTGTAGCGACTGATGGAAGCGCGAAAATTTATTTAGAACGAAATGGAGAAAATGGACGGGAAACGACAAAAGTAGAGACGGTAACGGCACTTTCGTCTTATAATCTTCCATTCCAAACGAAAAGTGCAGAAAAAACAGTTGTTTATAATGTTACCCCGTCACCTACGACTGGGTATGTATATAATGGTTTCATCTTTCCTGATAGTGATATTCGAAAATTAACGAGCACAGATTTAACCTATTTATCGAAAGAACAGTTGAAAATTGCTAGAAATGAAATATATGCAAGGCATGGACATATTTTTCAAACGAAAGATATGCAAGCGTATTTTGCAAAACAGTCTTGGTATAGAGAAAATCCTTATTTTACAGGAAAGTTAACAGATATCGAAACTTATAATATTGAACTAATTAAATCAAGAGAATAGAGCGCGGGAAAAAGGTACAGTGCAGATTACTGTACCTTTTTTATGATTATTTAGCTGGACCAGGATCCCTAGAGAAAAAGATATGAAAGAGAAATGTGACTTTACTTGCTCCCCCTGATGTACTGGCTTGCACATCAGATAAAGAACTAGACGTTAAAGCAGCTTCGGAATGAGGAGGGACGATTATTTTAAGCGTATCATCTGATTCTGATGATGCAGTAACTGTTATTGTATCGTCAGAAAAATTTATAATTTTAACAGTACCGACTGGAAAGATGGCCTTGCGAGCGTGTGATGCAGAAGCGAAGCGGGTAGCTTTCCAAATAGTTTGTGAGAAAGTGTCATTGTCAGATAACCAAGCACGAGCACTGTATAAAGTTACACTAACGGTAAACTCCTGTTCAAGCGGAAGGGCGGGTTTCGGTTCTATCGGTTCCTCTGGAAGCTGGACGAGAAGGCCGGCGCACATGTATGTTTCACCTACTTTCAATAGCTACTGTTATAGCATATTAAACATGTTGTTTATAAGACACGACGGTTACCTATTCATGCATAGGTTTGTGCACCAAATTTGAAGATGAAATTCTCTTTCTTTACAATGGAAGTAGGTGTTATTTCTATAAAATATGGAAAACGTAAAGAGTATGTAAAAAAGAAGGAGTGGTAAAGTGAACTATGTCATTATTGGCGGAGATGCAGCTGGTATGAGTGCAGCTATGCAAATTGTTAGAAACGATGAAACTGCAAATGTTGTGACGCTAGAAAAAGGTGAAATCTATTCATACGCTCAGTGCGGATTACCTTATGTTATTAGCGGTGCTATCGCTTCAACTGAAAAATTAGTTGCGCGCAATGTAAAGACATTTCGTGATAAATATGGCATTGATGCAAAAGTGCGTCATGAAGTAACGAAAGTAGATACGGAAAAGAAAATGGTGTACGCAGAACATACGAAGACGAAAGATGTTTTTGAATTTCCATATGATCGATTATTAATTGCGACTGGAGTGCGTCCTGTTATGCCAGAATGGGAGGGACGGGAATTGCAAGGCGTTCATCTTTTAAAAACAAT includes:
- a CDS encoding zinc-ribbon domain-containing protein, which gives rise to MKCPSCHTEHAVEAKFCGNCGHSLTEEVVASSGKEEGQEQARVAQEKETRPNETVEQAKRFASGYFQFFKRALQAPTAIMKSGTIEVRNGIVSLVLICFLGACIFYRMMSAASAVTRTFAPDISTPTFFGESITVFFFLLILTLFVGFIIFVSGKMMKSSFSFLEVFGIWGTIATPAIVILVLSFLFSFLLIFFLPILLSVVATYIGISITVAVLKLDNGGLDLVYTLIIANVLIGIATFIVLWSYISTIIQALTQGITGF
- a CDS encoding TcaA 3rd/4th domain-containing protein, with protein sequence MNVCTKCGVQFEDGVQFCQNCGMKRGSPAVKKNMSGGTKVGITLLALFVIAIIGLYLYGSSYYTQVAQVDRMITILQERDGEKLAEIVTADDPSVMITRESLTPLFSYIKENPSYVNELKGYLRQGEKQRDGIERADFSLTKDGKYFFIFDRYKLKAKTYYTTLLTNEKGVSLKMNGKEIDKTDDKKFEKQYGPFLPGNQVFQSEYKNDYVKLSREEKVVLMKQSQNNVTIDLTLQGQYITVQTNAPGATLYVNQKPVTALAGEEITWGPVATDGSAKIYLERNGENGRETTKVETVTALSSYNLPFQTKSAEKTVVYNVTPSPTTGYVYNGFIFPDSDIRKLTSTDLTYLSKEQLKIARNEIYARHGHIFQTKDMQAYFAKQSWYRENPYFTGKLTDIETYNIELIKSRE
- a CDS encoding RNA-guided endonuclease InsQ/TnpB family protein → MILAKKVRLIPTPEQEKVLRNHADAARFTYNYCKRMSDRYYKLFGKSVSQLALQKRFTKIKKRKRYEWLKGINAQVPKQASKDFDMARKHSFKKYKNGYHTSYKSKKDVIQGFYANYERLVIGKKVVHIQSIGEVKTSQQLPRNKKPSNPRVTFDGRHWWISVGFQEDFEFQELTNESIGVDVGLKELFVASNGMKERNINKDAKVKKLLKRKKSAQRDMSRRFKKGVKIQSAGYEKAKAEHLRLSRKITNIRNNHIHQATAKLVKTKPMRIVVEDLSISNLLKNKKLSKAFSFQKLNFFFQCLSYKCEKYGIAYVKADKWFASSKICSCCGVKYDHSVQPEGQWSLKIREWCCASCNSHHDRDVNASINLSRWVKLNA